One segment of Brassica napus cultivar Da-Ae chromosome C3, Da-Ae, whole genome shotgun sequence DNA contains the following:
- the LOC106387978 gene encoding DNA topoisomerase 3-beta isoform X2, whose product MDRCLQGEAVQRCMNLMGCSEASKHTIELHLLLDMFSDFPEKYQNWSTIDPQDLFDAPIQKKESNPKAHICRHLSNEARGCSYMVLWLDCDREGENICFEVIECTGFDMKDSKRKVYRAKFSSVTEKDISKAMDNLVEPNRDEALAVDARQEIDLKVGVAFSRFQTSYFQGKYQNLDCRVISYGPCQTPTLGFCVQRYMQINTFKPEKFWSLRPHLMKDGYELQLEWDRRRLFDLEAAVVFQKLVVEGRTAKVIDVSEKQEVKGRPTGLNTVNLLKVASSALGFGPQTAMHLAERLYTQGFISYPRTESTAYPSSFDFTDTLRAQVSNPVWGGYVQRLLSDGFQKPKSGTDAGDHPPITPMRAATEGIVGGDAWRLYQYVCQHFIGTVSPNCKYLRTKVELSIGGEIFHCTGQRVTEKGFTAIMPWSAVDEKKLPSFLKGEKIEVSRVELYEGNTSPPDFLTESELISLMEKHGIGTDASIPVHINNIGERNYVQVQSGRKLVPTALGITLIRGYQCIDPDLCLPDIRSFIEQQITLVAKGQADHSHVVQHVIQQFRRKFSYFVQQIEHMDALFEAQFSPLADSGRALSKCGKCLRYMKHITAVPPRLFCGTCEEVYYLPQKGTVKLYKEITCPLDNFELVIYSVPGTEGKSFPLCPYCYNSPPFEGIDTLFGAAKTANASAKTKTGSGMPCSLCPHPTCPHSLRNQGVCACPECEGTLVLDPVSFPKWKLNCNLCSCIVMLPEGAHRIATTSNRCPECDSAIIEIDFNKKTTPLENGATLHQGCVLCDELLLSLVEVKHGRSFVRRGGRGRGRGRGRGRGGRRGSKAVDPKMSFRDF is encoded by the exons ATGGACAG ATGTCTACAAGGAGAGGCAGTACAGAGGTGCATGAATTTGATGGGATGTTCAGAGGCTTCAAAGCACACTATAGAGTTACATCTGTTATTGGACATGTTTTCAG ATTTCCCAGAAAAATATCAGAATTGGTCAACCATTGATCCGCAAGATCTTTTCGACGCTCCAATCCAGAAAAAAGAGTCAAACCCAAAG GCTCATATTTGTAGGCATCTAAGTAATGAAGCTCGTGGTTGCAGTTACATGGTGTTGTGGTTGGATTGTGATCGTGAAGGGGAGAATATATGCTTTGAAG TTATCGAGTGCACTGGCTTCGACATGAAAGATAGCAAGAGAAAGGTTTATCGGGCAAAATTTTCTTCTGTTACTGAGAAAGACATATCAAAGGCCATGGACAACCTTGTTGAACCAAACAGGGATGAGGCACTCGCAGTAGATGCTCGTCAAGAGATTGATCTAAAAGTTGGCGTGGCATTCTCGCGATTCCAAACAAGTTATTTCCAAGGCAAATATCAGAATCTTGACTGCAGAGTTATCTC CTATGGGCCATGCCAGACTCCTACTCTTGGGTTCTGTGTGCAACGTTACATGCAGATTAATACTTTCAAGCCAGAAAAGTTTTGGTCTCTACGACCTCATTTGATGAAGGATGGTTATGAGCTTCAACTAGAGTGGGATAGACGTAGATTGTTCGACCTGGAA GCTGCTGTTGTGTTTCAAAAGTTGGTTGTGGAAGGCAGAACTGCAAAAGTGATTGACGTATCAGAAAAGCAGGAAGTCAAAGGTCGTCCAACTGGTCTTAACACAGTGAATCTGCTAAAG GTTGCTTCAAGTGCTCTAGGGTTTGGGCCTCAGACTGCTATGCATCTTGCCGAGAGATTGTATACTCAAGGCTTCATCAG CTATCCGCGCACGGAAAGCACAGCCTACCCTTCTTCATTCGACTTCACAGACACACTCAGAGCACAAGTTAGCAATCCAGTATGGGGTGGTTACGTACAGAGACTTCTCTCAGACGGCTTTCAAAAGCCAAAGTCAGGAACCGATGCTGGAGACCATCCTCCTATCACACCAATGCGAGCAGCAACCGAGGGCATTGTCGGAGGAGATGCTTGGCGTCTCTATCAGTATGTCTGTCAACACTTTATTGGCACTGTCTCACCTAACTGCAAGTACCTAAG GACCAAAGTGGAATTGTCAATTGGTGGAGAAATTTTCCATTGTACTGGGCAGCGTGTGACGGAAAAGGGGTTTACAGCTATAATGCCATGGTCTGCAGTAGACGAGAAGAAACTCCCTTCTTTTCTCAAAGGAGAGAAGATTGAGGTTTCGAGAGTGGAGTTGTACGAG GGGAACACTTCGCCTCCGGACTTCCTTACTGAGAGTGAGCTTATATCTCTCATGGAGAAGCATGGAATAGGTACAGATGCATCAATACCTGTGCATATAAACAACATTGGTGAACGTAACTATGTTCAG GTCCAATCTGGGAGGAAATTGGTTCCAACGGCACTAGGAATCACGCTGATAAGAGGCTATCAATGCATTGATCCAGACCTTTGCTTACCAGACATCCGGAGCTTTATCGAGCAACAAATCACTCTTGTTGCCAAGGGCCAAGCCGACCATTCACACGTTGTGCAGCATGTGATTCAGCAATTCCGGCGTAAATTCAGCTATTTTGTTCAACAG ATCGAGCACATGGATGCCCTCTTTGAAGCACAATTCTCTCCTCTGGCTGATTCTGGTCGCGCTTTAAGCAAATGTGGCAAATGCTTGCGATACATGAAACACATCACAGCAGTGCCACCACGTCTCTTCTGTGGCACATGCGAAGAAGTTTATTATCTTCCCCAGAAGGGCACAGTCAAG CTATACAAGGAAATCACATGTCCTTTAGACAACTTCGAGCTCGTGATCTACTCGGTGCCAGGAACCGAGGGGAAGTCCTTTCCGCTGTGTCCATACTGCTACAACTCTCCTCCGTTCGAAGGAATAGACACACTCTTTGGAGCTGCTAAGACGGCTAATGCTTCTGCCAAAACCAAAACCGGTTCAGGCATGCCGTGTTCCCTCTGTCCTCATCCCACATGCCCACACTCTTTGAGAAACCAAGGAGTCTGCGCTTGTCCAGAGTGTGAAGGCACACTCGTCTTGGACCCGGTGAGCTTCCCCAAGTGGAAACTTAACTGCAACTTGTGTAGCTGCATCGTAATGCTTCCGGAAGGTGCTCACCGCATCGCTACTACTAGTAACCGCTGTCCCGAGTGCGATTCAGCCATCATAGAAATTGACTTCAACAAGAAAACTACTCCTCTGGAGAACGGCGCCACTCTGCATCAAGGATGCGTTCTCTGTGATGAGTTGCTGCTCTCGCTGGTTGAAGTCAAACATGGGAGATCCTTTGTGAGGCGTGGAGGAAGGGGAAGAGGACGAGGGAGAGGCCGAGGCAGAGGAGGGAGAAGAGGATCGAAAGCTGTCGATCCAAAAATGAGTTTCAGAGACTTTTGA
- the LOC106387977 gene encoding 40S ribosomal protein S12-2: protein MSGDEAAAAPAVVPPVAEAAAAIPEDMDLLTALELTLRKARAHGGVVRGLHESAKLIEKRSAQLCVLAEDCNQPDYVKLVKALCADHNINLLTVPSAKTLGEWAGLCKIDSEGNARKVVGCSCLVVKDYGEETTALNIVKKHIESN from the exons ATGTCTGG TGATGAAGCTGCTGCTGCTCCTGCTGTTGTTCCTCCGGTTGCTGAGGCAGCTGCTGCCATTCCAGAGGACATGGATCTGTTGACTGCATTGGAGTTGACGCTAAGGAAAGCTCGTGCTCACGGTGGTGTGGTTCGTGGTCTCCATGAAAGCGCTAAGCTTATTGAGAAGCGTTCTGCTCAGCTTTGTGTCTTGGCTGAGGACTGCAACCAGCCTGATTACGTTAAGCTTGTCAAAGCTCTTTGCGCTGATCACAACATCAACTTGCTTACTGTTCCAAGTGCCAAAACCCTCGGTGAATGGGCTGGT CTTTGCAAGATTGATTCAGAGGGGAATGCAAGGAAGGTTGTTGGATGCTCGTGCCTTGTAGTCAAG GATTACGGTGAGGAGACAACTGCACTCAACATCGTCAAGAAGCATATTGAATCTAACTAA
- the LOC106387980 gene encoding F-box protein DOR, whose amino-acid sequence MKSRRLNLSVESSISAISRCSSRSPTSTNGGENSEPIPADLIFELLLRLPAKSIARCRCVSSLWSSILIRPDFTELFFTRSSSLPQLLLSRQENDELLFFTAPQAVHTSSIISPNHHKKIPFLSTSQICGHLRGLICLTHQRTVKKRKETVPVMFNPSTGESLELPKVKTSMVMVRSFFAYDPVAKQFKVLSMSWPCYKSGWICKDHQVLTLGNGNLAWRMVECGIPHHPTYDGICINGCLYYQAIVDRGSGVSAIICFDVRSEKFSFIRKAQGAALWRESTLVDYKGRLGTLTADRDELTGESRYMEMWLLVDAEKHEWSRHVYVFPPSWGNVAGEAQLYYIGMSGNNEVLLSPRYPSSPFYVFYYNFERGTIRRVEIQRMDALKHGRIHTFLDHVEDVKLYANV is encoded by the coding sequence ATGAAATCGCGGCGGCTGAACCTCTCGGTAGAATCAAGTATCTCCGCCATTTCCCGATGCAGTTCGCGATCTCCAACCTCAACGAACGGGGGAGAAAACTCAGAGCCAATCCCAGCCGACCTCATTTTCGAACTTCTCTTGAGACTCCCGGCGAAATCTATAGCGAGATGTCGCTGCGTATCGAGCCTCTGGTCTTCCATACTTATCCGTCCTGACTTCACAGAGCTCTTCTTCACCAGATCTTCATCTCTCCCGCAGCTTCTCCTCTCCCGTCAAGAAAACGACGAGCTGCTCTTCTTCACTGCACCTCAGGCGGTCCATACCTCGTCTATTATATCCCCAAATCACCATAAGAAGATCCCCTTTCTTAGTACCTCTCAAATCTGCGGCCACCTCCGAGGTTTGATCTGTCTTACACACCAGCGGACCGtgaagaaaaggaaagaaacgGTCCCGGTGATGTTTAACCCCAGCACCGGAGAGTCCTTGGAGTTACCCAAAGTGAAGACGAGTATGGTTATGGTGAGAAGCTTTTTCGCTTATGATCCAGTTGCTAAGCAGTTTAAGGTATTGTCAATGAGCTGGCCATGCTATAAAAGCGGATGGATATGTAAGGATCATCAAGTTCTGACTTTAGGAAATGGAAACTTAGCATGGAGAATGGTCGAATGTGGCATACCACATCATCCTACTTACGATGGGATATGCATCAACGGCTGTCTCTATTACCAAGCTATAGTTGATCGAGGTTCGGGGGTTTCAGCTATAATTTGCTTTGATGTTAGGTCTGAGAAGTTTAGTTTCATTAGAAAAGCTCAGGGTGCGGCTCTCTGGCGCGAATCGACTCTTGTAGACTACAAGGGTAGATTAGGTACACTCACGGCAGATAGGGATGAACTTACTGGAGAAAGTAGATATATGGAGATGTGGCTTCTAGTAGATGCTGAGAAACATGAGTGGTCGAGGCATGTATATGTCTTCCCCCCATCGTGGGGCAATGTAGCTGGAGAGGCTCAGTTATACTATATCGGAATGTCTGGTAACAATGAGGTTTTGTTGTCTCCGCGATATCCATCCAGCCctttctatgttttctactacAATTTCGAGAGGGGAACTATTAGAAGAGTTGAAATCCAAAGAATGGATGCGCTTAAGCATGGTAGAATTCACACCTTTCTAGACCATGTAGAGGACGTGAAGCTTTACGCAAATGTGTAG
- the LOC106387978 gene encoding DNA topoisomerase 3-beta isoform X3: MVLWLDCDREGENICFEVIECTGFDMKDSKRKVYRAKFSSVTEKDISKAMDNLVEPNRDEALAVDARQEIDLKVGVAFSRFQTSYFQGKYQNLDCRVISYGPCQTPTLGFCVQRYMQINTFKPEKFWSLRPHLMKDGYELQLEWDRRRLFDLEAAVVFQKLVVEGRTAKVIDVSEKQEVKGRPTGLNTVNLLKVASSALGFGPQTAMHLAERLYTQGFISYPRTESTAYPSSFDFTDTLRAQVSNPVWGGYVQRLLSDGFQKPKSGTDAGDHPPITPMRAATEGIVGGDAWRLYQYVCQHFIGTVSPNCKYLRTKVELSIGGEIFHCTGQRVTEKGFTAIMPWSAVDEKKLPSFLKGEKIEVSRVELYEGNTSPPDFLTESELISLMEKHGIGTDASIPVHINNIGERNYVQVQSGRKLVPTALGITLIRGYQCIDPDLCLPDIRSFIEQQITLVAKGQADHSHVVQHVIQQFRRKFSYFVQQIEHMDALFEAQFSPLADSGRALSKCGKCLRYMKHITAVPPRLFCGTCEEVYYLPQKGTVKLYKEITCPLDNFELVIYSVPGTEGKSFPLCPYCYNSPPFEGIDTLFGAAKTANASAKTKTGSGMPCSLCPHPTCPHSLRNQGVCACPECEGTLVLDPVSFPKWKLNCNLCSCIVMLPEGAHRIATTSNRCPECDSAIIEIDFNKKTTPLENGATLHQGCVLCDELLLSLVEVKHGRSFVRRGGRGRGRGRGRGRGGRRGSKAVDPKMSFRDF; this comes from the exons ATGGTGTTGTGGTTGGATTGTGATCGTGAAGGGGAGAATATATGCTTTGAAG TTATCGAGTGCACTGGCTTCGACATGAAAGATAGCAAGAGAAAGGTTTATCGGGCAAAATTTTCTTCTGTTACTGAGAAAGACATATCAAAGGCCATGGACAACCTTGTTGAACCAAACAGGGATGAGGCACTCGCAGTAGATGCTCGTCAAGAGATTGATCTAAAAGTTGGCGTGGCATTCTCGCGATTCCAAACAAGTTATTTCCAAGGCAAATATCAGAATCTTGACTGCAGAGTTATCTC CTATGGGCCATGCCAGACTCCTACTCTTGGGTTCTGTGTGCAACGTTACATGCAGATTAATACTTTCAAGCCAGAAAAGTTTTGGTCTCTACGACCTCATTTGATGAAGGATGGTTATGAGCTTCAACTAGAGTGGGATAGACGTAGATTGTTCGACCTGGAA GCTGCTGTTGTGTTTCAAAAGTTGGTTGTGGAAGGCAGAACTGCAAAAGTGATTGACGTATCAGAAAAGCAGGAAGTCAAAGGTCGTCCAACTGGTCTTAACACAGTGAATCTGCTAAAG GTTGCTTCAAGTGCTCTAGGGTTTGGGCCTCAGACTGCTATGCATCTTGCCGAGAGATTGTATACTCAAGGCTTCATCAG CTATCCGCGCACGGAAAGCACAGCCTACCCTTCTTCATTCGACTTCACAGACACACTCAGAGCACAAGTTAGCAATCCAGTATGGGGTGGTTACGTACAGAGACTTCTCTCAGACGGCTTTCAAAAGCCAAAGTCAGGAACCGATGCTGGAGACCATCCTCCTATCACACCAATGCGAGCAGCAACCGAGGGCATTGTCGGAGGAGATGCTTGGCGTCTCTATCAGTATGTCTGTCAACACTTTATTGGCACTGTCTCACCTAACTGCAAGTACCTAAG GACCAAAGTGGAATTGTCAATTGGTGGAGAAATTTTCCATTGTACTGGGCAGCGTGTGACGGAAAAGGGGTTTACAGCTATAATGCCATGGTCTGCAGTAGACGAGAAGAAACTCCCTTCTTTTCTCAAAGGAGAGAAGATTGAGGTTTCGAGAGTGGAGTTGTACGAG GGGAACACTTCGCCTCCGGACTTCCTTACTGAGAGTGAGCTTATATCTCTCATGGAGAAGCATGGAATAGGTACAGATGCATCAATACCTGTGCATATAAACAACATTGGTGAACGTAACTATGTTCAG GTCCAATCTGGGAGGAAATTGGTTCCAACGGCACTAGGAATCACGCTGATAAGAGGCTATCAATGCATTGATCCAGACCTTTGCTTACCAGACATCCGGAGCTTTATCGAGCAACAAATCACTCTTGTTGCCAAGGGCCAAGCCGACCATTCACACGTTGTGCAGCATGTGATTCAGCAATTCCGGCGTAAATTCAGCTATTTTGTTCAACAG ATCGAGCACATGGATGCCCTCTTTGAAGCACAATTCTCTCCTCTGGCTGATTCTGGTCGCGCTTTAAGCAAATGTGGCAAATGCTTGCGATACATGAAACACATCACAGCAGTGCCACCACGTCTCTTCTGTGGCACATGCGAAGAAGTTTATTATCTTCCCCAGAAGGGCACAGTCAAG CTATACAAGGAAATCACATGTCCTTTAGACAACTTCGAGCTCGTGATCTACTCGGTGCCAGGAACCGAGGGGAAGTCCTTTCCGCTGTGTCCATACTGCTACAACTCTCCTCCGTTCGAAGGAATAGACACACTCTTTGGAGCTGCTAAGACGGCTAATGCTTCTGCCAAAACCAAAACCGGTTCAGGCATGCCGTGTTCCCTCTGTCCTCATCCCACATGCCCACACTCTTTGAGAAACCAAGGAGTCTGCGCTTGTCCAGAGTGTGAAGGCACACTCGTCTTGGACCCGGTGAGCTTCCCCAAGTGGAAACTTAACTGCAACTTGTGTAGCTGCATCGTAATGCTTCCGGAAGGTGCTCACCGCATCGCTACTACTAGTAACCGCTGTCCCGAGTGCGATTCAGCCATCATAGAAATTGACTTCAACAAGAAAACTACTCCTCTGGAGAACGGCGCCACTCTGCATCAAGGATGCGTTCTCTGTGATGAGTTGCTGCTCTCGCTGGTTGAAGTCAAACATGGGAGATCCTTTGTGAGGCGTGGAGGAAGGGGAAGAGGACGAGGGAGAGGCCGAGGCAGAGGAGGGAGAAGAGGATCGAAAGCTGTCGATCCAAAAATGAGTTTCAGAGACTTTTGA
- the LOC106386149 gene encoding ESCRT-I complex subunit tsg101, with translation MTLTLSMAETLDALIDNSQETDYSSAHPEEDNTQNIDLSLLRINSFGNSSDRRRANSSPPQFPSHGSFGSSSPAAATSPVKRPSPESKEADEPRRKKLFLPPPRDAEDDETMSNRLGYSKIPLPVDSNPTRVRSSPIYRRSLSDTFSSRSGVAQETAPSLPPRPPVFRRCVSDVSPAFHGTDLANQETSEANKMLYAIKNGVVELDQWCNKLLQYGESVKQDGSSPKRLIKEGVRELDQWCNKLIKYGEDSSPKAQVESPEEEHDKECKEGVKVDRVGEAFVVEINCPCGRNYRTLFSGRDCYYKLL, from the exons ATGACTCTAACCCTAAGCATGGCGGAAACCCTAGATGCTTTAATCGATAACTCCCAAGAAACCGATTACTCCTCCGCTCACCCCGAGGAAGACAACACTCAGAAcatcgatctctctctcctccgtATCAACAGCTTCGGTAACTCCTCCGATCGCCGCCGCGCGAACTCGTCTCCTCCGCAGTTTCCATCGCACGGATCTTTCGGGTCTTCCTCCCCCGCCGCCGCCACCAGCCCCGTGAAACGCCCCTCCCCGGAGTCGAAAGAAGCCGACGAGCCTAGACGCAAGAAGCTGTTTCTTCCCCCACCACGTGACGCCGAGGATGACGAAACGATGTCGAATCGCTTGGGATACTCGAAGATTCCGCTTCCTGTGGATTCTAATCCGACGCGAGTCCGTTCGTCTCCGATCTACAGACGATCTCTCTCCGATACGTTTTCTTCCCGAAGCGGCGTCGCTCAGGAAACAGCACCGTCTCTCCCGCCACGGCCACCGGTCTTCCGGCGGTGCGTCTCCGATGTTTCGCCGGCGTTTCATGGAACTGATCTTGCGAATCAAGAAACGTCCGAAGCCAATAAG ATGCTCTATGCTATCAAGAATGGAGTTGTTGAATTGGATCAGTGGTGTAACAAGCTTCTACAGTACGGTGAATCGGTGAAACAAGATGGCAGTAGTCCTAAG CGTCTTATCAAGGAGGGAGTTCGTGAACTGGATCAGTGGTGTAACAAGCTCATCAAGTACGGTGAAGACAGTAGTCCTAAG GCACAAGTTGAGTCACCAGAGGAGGAGCACGACAAAGAGTGTAAAGAAGGAGTGAAGGTGGACAGAGTTGGTGAGGCTTTTGTTGTTGAGATCAACTGTCCTTGTGGAAGAAACtacagaactctcttctctggCCGTGACTGCTACTACAAGCTCTTGTAG
- the LOC106387978 gene encoding DNA topoisomerase 3-beta isoform X1, translated as MAHLPRVLMVAEKPSIALSIATVLSHGQMSTRRGSTEVHEFDGMFRGFKAHYRVTSVIGHVFSVDFPEKYQNWSTIDPQDLFDAPIQKKESNPKAHICRHLSNEARGCSYMVLWLDCDREGENICFEVIECTGFDMKDSKRKVYRAKFSSVTEKDISKAMDNLVEPNRDEALAVDARQEIDLKVGVAFSRFQTSYFQGKYQNLDCRVISYGPCQTPTLGFCVQRYMQINTFKPEKFWSLRPHLMKDGYELQLEWDRRRLFDLEAAVVFQKLVVEGRTAKVIDVSEKQEVKGRPTGLNTVNLLKVASSALGFGPQTAMHLAERLYTQGFISYPRTESTAYPSSFDFTDTLRAQVSNPVWGGYVQRLLSDGFQKPKSGTDAGDHPPITPMRAATEGIVGGDAWRLYQYVCQHFIGTVSPNCKYLRTKVELSIGGEIFHCTGQRVTEKGFTAIMPWSAVDEKKLPSFLKGEKIEVSRVELYEGNTSPPDFLTESELISLMEKHGIGTDASIPVHINNIGERNYVQVQSGRKLVPTALGITLIRGYQCIDPDLCLPDIRSFIEQQITLVAKGQADHSHVVQHVIQQFRRKFSYFVQQIEHMDALFEAQFSPLADSGRALSKCGKCLRYMKHITAVPPRLFCGTCEEVYYLPQKGTVKLYKEITCPLDNFELVIYSVPGTEGKSFPLCPYCYNSPPFEGIDTLFGAAKTANASAKTKTGSGMPCSLCPHPTCPHSLRNQGVCACPECEGTLVLDPVSFPKWKLNCNLCSCIVMLPEGAHRIATTSNRCPECDSAIIEIDFNKKTTPLENGATLHQGCVLCDELLLSLVEVKHGRSFVRRGGRGRGRGRGRGRGGRRGSKAVDPKMSFRDF; from the exons ATGGCGCATCTCCCCAGAGTTCTTATG GTGGCGGAGAAGCCCAGCATTGCTCTCTCCATAGCTACAGTTCTCTCTCATGGACAG ATGTCTACAAGGAGAGGCAGTACAGAGGTGCATGAATTTGATGGGATGTTCAGAGGCTTCAAAGCACACTATAGAGTTACATCTGTTATTGGACATGTTTTCAG TGTAGATTTCCCAGAAAAATATCAGAATTGGTCAACCATTGATCCGCAAGATCTTTTCGACGCTCCAATCCAGAAAAAAGAGTCAAACCCAAAG GCTCATATTTGTAGGCATCTAAGTAATGAAGCTCGTGGTTGCAGTTACATGGTGTTGTGGTTGGATTGTGATCGTGAAGGGGAGAATATATGCTTTGAAG TTATCGAGTGCACTGGCTTCGACATGAAAGATAGCAAGAGAAAGGTTTATCGGGCAAAATTTTCTTCTGTTACTGAGAAAGACATATCAAAGGCCATGGACAACCTTGTTGAACCAAACAGGGATGAGGCACTCGCAGTAGATGCTCGTCAAGAGATTGATCTAAAAGTTGGCGTGGCATTCTCGCGATTCCAAACAAGTTATTTCCAAGGCAAATATCAGAATCTTGACTGCAGAGTTATCTC CTATGGGCCATGCCAGACTCCTACTCTTGGGTTCTGTGTGCAACGTTACATGCAGATTAATACTTTCAAGCCAGAAAAGTTTTGGTCTCTACGACCTCATTTGATGAAGGATGGTTATGAGCTTCAACTAGAGTGGGATAGACGTAGATTGTTCGACCTGGAA GCTGCTGTTGTGTTTCAAAAGTTGGTTGTGGAAGGCAGAACTGCAAAAGTGATTGACGTATCAGAAAAGCAGGAAGTCAAAGGTCGTCCAACTGGTCTTAACACAGTGAATCTGCTAAAG GTTGCTTCAAGTGCTCTAGGGTTTGGGCCTCAGACTGCTATGCATCTTGCCGAGAGATTGTATACTCAAGGCTTCATCAG CTATCCGCGCACGGAAAGCACAGCCTACCCTTCTTCATTCGACTTCACAGACACACTCAGAGCACAAGTTAGCAATCCAGTATGGGGTGGTTACGTACAGAGACTTCTCTCAGACGGCTTTCAAAAGCCAAAGTCAGGAACCGATGCTGGAGACCATCCTCCTATCACACCAATGCGAGCAGCAACCGAGGGCATTGTCGGAGGAGATGCTTGGCGTCTCTATCAGTATGTCTGTCAACACTTTATTGGCACTGTCTCACCTAACTGCAAGTACCTAAG GACCAAAGTGGAATTGTCAATTGGTGGAGAAATTTTCCATTGTACTGGGCAGCGTGTGACGGAAAAGGGGTTTACAGCTATAATGCCATGGTCTGCAGTAGACGAGAAGAAACTCCCTTCTTTTCTCAAAGGAGAGAAGATTGAGGTTTCGAGAGTGGAGTTGTACGAG GGGAACACTTCGCCTCCGGACTTCCTTACTGAGAGTGAGCTTATATCTCTCATGGAGAAGCATGGAATAGGTACAGATGCATCAATACCTGTGCATATAAACAACATTGGTGAACGTAACTATGTTCAG GTCCAATCTGGGAGGAAATTGGTTCCAACGGCACTAGGAATCACGCTGATAAGAGGCTATCAATGCATTGATCCAGACCTTTGCTTACCAGACATCCGGAGCTTTATCGAGCAACAAATCACTCTTGTTGCCAAGGGCCAAGCCGACCATTCACACGTTGTGCAGCATGTGATTCAGCAATTCCGGCGTAAATTCAGCTATTTTGTTCAACAG ATCGAGCACATGGATGCCCTCTTTGAAGCACAATTCTCTCCTCTGGCTGATTCTGGTCGCGCTTTAAGCAAATGTGGCAAATGCTTGCGATACATGAAACACATCACAGCAGTGCCACCACGTCTCTTCTGTGGCACATGCGAAGAAGTTTATTATCTTCCCCAGAAGGGCACAGTCAAG CTATACAAGGAAATCACATGTCCTTTAGACAACTTCGAGCTCGTGATCTACTCGGTGCCAGGAACCGAGGGGAAGTCCTTTCCGCTGTGTCCATACTGCTACAACTCTCCTCCGTTCGAAGGAATAGACACACTCTTTGGAGCTGCTAAGACGGCTAATGCTTCTGCCAAAACCAAAACCGGTTCAGGCATGCCGTGTTCCCTCTGTCCTCATCCCACATGCCCACACTCTTTGAGAAACCAAGGAGTCTGCGCTTGTCCAGAGTGTGAAGGCACACTCGTCTTGGACCCGGTGAGCTTCCCCAAGTGGAAACTTAACTGCAACTTGTGTAGCTGCATCGTAATGCTTCCGGAAGGTGCTCACCGCATCGCTACTACTAGTAACCGCTGTCCCGAGTGCGATTCAGCCATCATAGAAATTGACTTCAACAAGAAAACTACTCCTCTGGAGAACGGCGCCACTCTGCATCAAGGATGCGTTCTCTGTGATGAGTTGCTGCTCTCGCTGGTTGAAGTCAAACATGGGAGATCCTTTGTGAGGCGTGGAGGAAGGGGAAGAGGACGAGGGAGAGGCCGAGGCAGAGGAGGGAGAAGAGGATCGAAAGCTGTCGATCCAAAAATGAGTTTCAGAGACTTTTGA